The Treponema medium genome has a window encoding:
- a CDS encoding type II toxin-antitoxin system HicA family toxin, protein MTANEIIKLLKKAGYEIIAGAKHDKAIHKETGKMIAIPRHKGDIPVGTAHNILKAAGLK, encoded by the coding sequence ATGACGGCAAACGAGATTATAAAACTATTAAAAAAAGCAGGTTATGAAATTATTGCCGGAGCAAAACACGATAAGGCAATTCATAAAGAAACAGGTAAAATGATAGCAATACCTCGTCATAAAGGCGATATTCCGGTAGGAACTGCCCATAACATTCTAAAAGCAGCGGGCTTAAAATAG